The Proteiniborus ethanoligenes DNA segment CCCTCTTGTACCTTAAACCATTATCAAATCTCGTATTCCCAATGCCTTTCCTTGTTCCTTATACCTTTAAATGACACAACTTTATTTTCATTATAAAAGAACTTTACCATCCATAAAAATATTTTTTCTTTTTCTAAAACTTATTTCTATCATTTCTGAAACAGAAAAAACATGCTAAGTTCTTATAAAAAGTAAATAATGTCCTAATTCTTTTTCCCTTTTATCCACAATTCCCTTATATTTTATATACTTTATCCCCATTCATGTATCAAAAAATGTGGGTAAAACACCATCTAAGAACTTTATTTTCTTTTTGTAACTACTTTTCTGCAATGCAAGGACTTTTCTGTTTCTAGAATTTTTCGCAACATTATTTTTAGAAACAGAAAAATAGGCCTATGTTATATAGTAAAAGTAAATAAAGTCATTTCACGAATTACCTTTAATCTCCATATTCTTTTAACCTTGGAACTTAACCAAACCCTGTATTACCAATGCCTTCCCTTATTCCTTATCCCTTCTAATACCACTACTTTATTTTCTTTTTACAACAACTAATTAACCCCTATATTCTGCCTAATTTATTTCCTATATTCCTTACCCCTTTTTCCTTGTTCCTAACTATGTGTTCATCAAACAAACTCCTCCTCTTTTTCAAATAAAGTTCTCTCACCAACGCCCCTCAAACCCTTGATACTACTGACTTGTTATTCTCTTCCAATTATCCATTTAATTCCTTAATCCTTGAACCTGACCTTATAAAGTACTTGTATTTCTTAAAAATCAGGGTAAAAAACGAAAATAAAGTTCTATTAGGATTGAGGAAATAATAGGATTTAGGAACTAGGGATAAGGGGAGATTTTGTCCATTTATTCTTCCATTTTCTTATCCATTCAATCTTCCAATTCATTGATTTATCTGACTTTTAGCCTTGTCTCCTTTTTCTATATCCGTCGTAAACTTCTAATAAAAAACATGGCCTACAGGGCTTTCCTTGACCCTAATAAACCATGTTTCCTAATACTACTTTATTTACTTCCTATCGAGAATTTGCATAATGATAGGACTTTATTTGATGGGGACATAAAAAAATTCCATGCTATATTTCCCTTCTACCCTCTAAAGCCTTAGAGATTGTCACTTCATCAGCGTATTCCAGGTCACCACCTACTGGTATCCCATGAGCTATTCTTGTGGTTTTTATGCCTAGTGGCTTTAGAAGCTTTGATATATACATTGCTGTGGCTTCTCCCTCTATGGTTGGATTAGTGGCTAGTATTACCTCTTTAATATCTACTACTTGTAGCCTTTGAAGAAGCTCTTTTATCCTTATATCCTCTGGCCCTATGCCTTCCATAGGGGAAATGCTTCCATGGAGTACATGATATAAACCGTTAAATTCCTTTGTTCTTTCTAGGGCTATAACATCTCTAGGGTCTTCTACAACGCATATTACAGTTTTGTCTCTTCTTGTGCTATCACAGATAAAGCAAGGGTCTTTTTCGGTAAGATTGCTGCATATGCTGCAATATTTAATATTTTTTTTCGCATTTATTATAGAATTAATAAATTGATTTACATCCTTTGTATCCATATTAAGCACATGAAATGCAAGCCGTTGGGCTGTTTTCCTTCCTATACCTGGTAGCTTTGAAAATTCTTCAATAAGACTTGCCAAGGGAGGCGCAAAGTACTCCATATACATCATCCTTTCAAATAAGCTGGTTTCAGCAAAATAAAACTAAAAAAAACGAGACCACAGGAAAGAAAATTAAAGCTTCTCAGTGGTCTTATTAATACTTATATACTGAAACACCTAGAATAGTCCTGGTATATTCATACCGCCAGTTACTTTTTGCATTTCTCTATTTACCATGTCATCTGCATTTCTTAGTGCTTCGTTTGTTGCTGCCATTATCAAGTCTTGTAGCATTTCAACATCATCTGGATCTACTACATCCTTGTCTATTTCTATTGCAAGTATTTCTTTTTTACCATTTACCTTTACAGTTACTGCTCCTCCTCCTGCACTTGCCTCTACTTCTCTTTCCTCTAGCTCTTTTTGCATTTCTGCCATTTGCTTTTGCATCTTTTGAACCTGTTTCATCATATTTCCCATATTTCCCATTCCTGGGAATCCACCTCTTGCCATTATTAAAACCTCCTCATTATTCTTCAATTTCTACTAAATCTTCTCCAAATAGGTCTATAACCTTTTGTATAAGCTTCTTGTCTTGTTCATCATCATTGTTTTCTAAGTTGTCCTCTGACATAATAAATTTGACTTTTATGTTTGCTTTTAGGCATTTACTTATAATACCTTCTACAATTTCCTTGTTTTCTGTTTTATCAATAGCTTCTTTATGAAACATAAATCCTTCATCAAAAGCTATCGTAAGTGTGCCAGTTTTATAGCCTACAGGCTTTCCCTCCATAATCAAGGCATGAAGAGCTATTCTCTCAGATTTTATAGCCTTTAATATATTGTTCCATTCCTTAATGATAGTGTCCATATTTATGTTTATATTGGCAGCATCCTTTATTTCCATAGAATCACTAGAAGCCTCTGTCTGTGTGTCTTGATTATCTTGATCTGGAGATGTGTTTTCTACAGGAGCAATCGGTCTTCTTTCTGCTCCCTTATTTATCTGTCTTTCTAAAGAAGCATTGCTATCAATATTGCCCTTATCAAGCCTTTCTTCTAAGGTATTTACTCTTTCCATAAGCTCCCTAAGCTCTAAACTAGATGATTCGTTTAGCATTCTTATGAGGCTTACTTCTAATATTATCTTGGGCTGAGATGACCACTTACACTGAGCATCTGCATCTGATAGAATTTTTAGTATATTAATTATTCTATTTATATCTATTTTATTTGATTGCTCTTTTAGTCTATCTATAATCTCCTCAGGCTCATCTATTATATTTTCCAGATTGTTAGACGCCTTTGCCACCATTAAATTTCTAAAATGGAGTATTAAATCTTTTATAAACTGATTTATGTCTTTACCATTTACATCTATATCATTTATTAGTTCAAGAGCTTTTTGAGTATTTTTTTCTATTACAGACTCTGCTATATTGTATATTATATCGTTATTTACTATTCCTAATATGGAAAGCACATGATTGTTGGTCAATTCGTCCCCAGAAAAAGAAAGACATTGATCTAACAAGCTGAGAGCATCTCTCATGGCTCCATCTGAATTTCTGGCTATTAAATTAAGTCCTTTTTCTTCTGCTTTTACACCTATTTCTTCTAGTATGACTTCCATGTTTTTTATTATATTTTTTACGGATATTCTTTTAAAATCAAATCTTTGACATCTAGATAATATGGTTGCTGGAAGTTTTTGTGGTTCTGTAGTTGCAAGGATAAATATTAAGTGCTTTGGTGGCTCTTCTAGAGTTTTTAAAAGTGCATTAAATGCACTCTTTGATATCATATGAACCTCGTCAATTATATAAACCTTGTATCGGCATTTTGAAGGTGGATATTTTGCCTTTTCTCTAAGGTCTCTAATATCATCTACACCTGTGTTTGAAGCAGCATCCATCTCTATGACGTCCATTATAGTTTCTTCTAGTAGCCCCTTACATGCTTCACACTCATTGCAGGGATTGCCGTCTGTATTATTAATACAGTTAATTGCCCTTGCAAATACCTTTGCAGTTGATGTTTTCCCTGTGCCTCTTGTTCCTGAAAACAGATAAGCATGAGATATGTTGTTGCTATTTATTTGGTTTTTTAAGGTTGTAGTTATATGCTCTTGACCCATGACATGGTCAAAGGTCATAGGTCTGAATCTTCTGTATAAAGCCTGATAAGCCATTTAATCACCTTCATGCATTTAATAAATATATTATACCAAATCTTTCAGCCTTATACCAGAATGTATTGACTAAAAAAAGATTAGCTTTGAAACTCTGCTAATCCTTTTTACATTGCATCACTTTCTATAATTGTATCAATTATGCTTTTGTTGCTCTTATATAAATCTGACATAATGTCTACTATATAAGGATGGAACTGTGTATTTTTATTTTGGATTAATTCTTCTATAGCTTCCTTTGGCGTAATGGCATTTTTGTATGCTCTATTTGTAGTCATAGCATCAAAAGCATCTGCTACTCCTATTATAGCTGCTTCTAAAGGAAGCTCATCAATATATATTTCCTCTGGATATCCTTTTAAATCATATCTTTTGTGGTGAAATTTGATTCCATTCATTATCACATCTGAAAATCCTACTACCTCTAGTATCTTGCTGCCTATCAAAGGATGCCTTCTAATCATTTCATATTCTTTTTCTGTTAATCTGCCTGGTTTTGTAAGCACCCCATCCTTTATTCCAAGCTTTCCTATGTCATGTAGTATACCTGCTACTTCTATTTCTTCACAGAATTTCTTTGGCATTCCCATGTATTTAGATATCTCTAGGCTATATTTAGATACTCTATAGGAGTGTCCTTCTGTGTATTCATCCTTTGCTTCTATGGCTGCTGCTAGTGTCTTTATAGTTTTTATATAATTTTGCTTTAAGCCTTCATAAAGTGCTATGTTCTCAGCAATCAAAGCTATCTGATTAGATATGGATGCAAGTATATGGAACTCTCCTTTTTCAAGACTTCTTTGGCTACCTACTACCATAACACCTGATATTTTACCCCTCGCCTTTATAGGAAGGGTGTTTAAATAATTTATTTTATTCGAGTCAATTATTCTCTCTGTATATCTGCTCTTTTTATATTCCCTGCCTACCTCAAAAATATGTAATCTACCAGTTTTAGCTACCTTGCCTATATCATCTTCATCTATTGGTATATCCTCTAATGTAATTAAATCCGAAGCATCTCCTGAATATGCTTTTAGCTTCAGTCTATCCTCATCTAAAAGCCTAATAGTGCATACAGGCACATCCATTAATCTTGTAATACCATCAGCAGCTCTTTGGGCTAAGGTTTCTATATTCATAGTAGTAGTTAATCCTCTGCTTACCCTATTGATTACTACTAGCTCTTCATTTTTTCTCTTTAAATTTTCTTCCATTTCTTTTCTTGAAGTAATATCTCTGATGACTCCATGTATGGCTACTAATCTATCATTCTCTATTACTCTCTTAGTATTTGCTTCTACAATTGATCTGTGTCCTTGTCTGTTTGCAAAGCTAATTTCTTTATTTCTTAAATCGCTACTTATTATCTCATTATAGAGCTCTTCTTTATTTTCTGTTACATAGCTTAAAATCGTTTCTAGATTGCTGCCTACAAAGTTTTCCTTGTTTGTCTTTAATACAGACTCTATTTGTTCATTTGCAAACACTACATTATAATCGCTATCCATAATCCATACTAAGTCATACATATTTCCTATAAGAGTTCTAAATTTCTGTTCTGATTCGTTTAACTGCTCAGTTGTTGCCATTAGCTGATTATAAGAAGCTTCTAGCTCCACATTCATATCCTGCAGCTGTTCATTGATTTCTAATAGCATTTCATTATTAGAGTTTAAGTCTTCGTATGATTTTTTTAGCTTAGATGCCATATCATTAAAGGAAAGGGCTACTTGCCCAAATTCATCATCTTTTTTGATATTAAATTTGTAGTCATAGTTACCATTTTGTATCTCTATAGCACCTTCTTTAAGCTTTTCTAATGGCTCTGTAAAAACCTTAGATATCATCATAGAAAGAAGTATTATGAATACAAAGGAAATCGCTGAGACATAAATAACATCTTTTATCAATACATTCATCCCACTATAAATATTAGATTTAGGGATAAGGGAAACAATTTTCCAGCTAGTAGAAGGAACTGTAGAGAATATAGCTAAATAATCCTGGTCAAGGGTAATATTTTTTGTTCCACTGTCTGTATAAGCTATCTCCCAGGCTAGGGAGGATATGTTTTTTTCATAGTGTTTTCCTGCCTTGTCTATGTCTATTAGTTCGTCACCAGAAACGTTTAACACTTTCCCCTGTCTGTTTAATACATACTTTATACTATTTCCCTCTGTTTCTATTTCAGTAATTCTTTTAAATATTCCTTCAAAGCTGAAGTCTACTAATAGGGCCCCTTCTATTTTTTCCTCCTTGTCAAAAAAGGGTATTGATGCAGTA contains these protein-coding regions:
- the recR gene encoding recombination mediator RecR; protein product: MEYFAPPLASLIEEFSKLPGIGRKTAQRLAFHVLNMDTKDVNQFINSIINAKKNIKYCSICSNLTEKDPCFICDSTRRDKTVICVVEDPRDVIALERTKEFNGLYHVLHGSISPMEGIGPEDIRIKELLQRLQVVDIKEVILATNPTIEGEATAMYISKLLKPLGIKTTRIAHGIPVGGDLEYADEVTISKALEGRREI
- a CDS encoding YbaB/EbfC family nucleoid-associated protein encodes the protein MARGGFPGMGNMGNMMKQVQKMQKQMAEMQKELEEREVEASAGGGAVTVKVNGKKEILAIEIDKDVVDPDDVEMLQDLIMAATNEALRNADDMVNREMQKVTGGMNIPGLF
- the dnaX gene encoding DNA polymerase III subunit gamma/tau gives rise to the protein MAYQALYRRFRPMTFDHVMGQEHITTTLKNQINSNNISHAYLFSGTRGTGKTSTAKVFARAINCINNTDGNPCNECEACKGLLEETIMDVIEMDAASNTGVDDIRDLREKAKYPPSKCRYKVYIIDEVHMISKSAFNALLKTLEEPPKHLIFILATTEPQKLPATILSRCQRFDFKRISVKNIIKNMEVILEEIGVKAEEKGLNLIARNSDGAMRDALSLLDQCLSFSGDELTNNHVLSILGIVNNDIIYNIAESVIEKNTQKALELINDIDVNGKDINQFIKDLILHFRNLMVAKASNNLENIIDEPEEIIDRLKEQSNKIDINRIINILKILSDADAQCKWSSQPKIILEVSLIRMLNESSSLELRELMERVNTLEERLDKGNIDSNASLERQINKGAERRPIAPVENTSPDQDNQDTQTEASSDSMEIKDAANININMDTIIKEWNNILKAIKSERIALHALIMEGKPVGYKTGTLTIAFDEGFMFHKEAIDKTENKEIVEGIISKCLKANIKVKFIMSEDNLENNDDEQDKKLIQKVIDLFGEDLVEIEE
- a CDS encoding HD domain-containing phosphohydrolase; translated protein: MFSNTYRKKLIIIFTIIAIIPILLFAASTYTKINTYIVEENIKAKNFHLESEAEKLDIWFTVNAEKISDLSANYPLIKELMIQTDGKKRVNEYLSSLLKSSKEIINIRIVTENSEEYSSKPILSSGDPRLKHDYINALLKKELVWTLQGGEYDTPGYITASIPFFDKEEKIEGALLVDFSFEGIFKRITEIETEGNSIKYVLNRQGKVLNVSGDELIDIDKAGKHYEKNISSLAWEIAYTDSGTKNITLDQDYLAIFSTVPSTSWKIVSLIPKSNIYSGMNVLIKDVIYVSAISFVFIILLSMMISKVFTEPLEKLKEGAIEIQNGNYDYKFNIKKDDEFGQVALSFNDMASKLKKSYEDLNSNNEMLLEINEQLQDMNVELEASYNQLMATTEQLNESEQKFRTLIGNMYDLVWIMDSDYNVVFANEQIESVLKTNKENFVGSNLETILSYVTENKEELYNEIISSDLRNKEISFANRQGHRSIVEANTKRVIENDRLVAIHGVIRDITSRKEMEENLKRKNEELVVINRVSRGLTTTMNIETLAQRAADGITRLMDVPVCTIRLLDEDRLKLKAYSGDASDLITLEDIPIDEDDIGKVAKTGRLHIFEVGREYKKSRYTERIIDSNKINYLNTLPIKARGKISGVMVVGSQRSLEKGEFHILASISNQIALIAENIALYEGLKQNYIKTIKTLAAAIEAKDEYTEGHSYRVSKYSLEISKYMGMPKKFCEEIEVAGILHDIGKLGIKDGVLTKPGRLTEKEYEMIRRHPLIGSKILEVVGFSDVIMNGIKFHHKRYDLKGYPEEIYIDELPLEAAIIGVADAFDAMTTNRAYKNAITPKEAIEELIQNKNTQFHPYIVDIMSDLYKSNKSIIDTIIESDAM